From the Hevea brasiliensis isolate MT/VB/25A 57/8 chromosome 15, ASM3005281v1, whole genome shotgun sequence genome, one window contains:
- the LOC131173997 gene encoding heavy metal-associated isoprenylated plant protein 47-like isoform X2, producing the protein MKQKIVIKVTTCCDKCRSKALKTAATVAGVNSVALEGDDKEKLVVIGERVDAACLTKALRRKMNFAILESVEEVKPQEEKNDDNKPTTSCCVERPRCELVSVVYDTNPEACTIM; encoded by the exons ATGAAA CAAAAGATAGTCATCAAGGTGACGACTTGTTGCGATAAATGCCGAAGCAAGGCCTTGAAGACAGCCGCTACTGTAGCTG GTGTGAATTCGGTGGCATTAGAAGGAGATGACAAAGAAAAGTTGGTGGTGATAGGAGAAAGGGTAGATGCAGCCTGCTTGACCAAGGCCCTTCGGAGGAAGATGAATTTTGCAATCTTAGAAAGCGTAGAAGAGGTGAAGCCccaagaggaaaagaatgatgatAACAAACCAACTACTTCTTGTTGTGTAGAGAGACCTCGTTGTGAATTGGTTAGTGTGGTTTATGATACAAATCCAGAAGCTTGCACCATTATGTAa
- the LOC131173997 gene encoding heavy metal-associated isoprenylated plant protein 47-like isoform X1, whose translation MLQQKIVIKVTTCCDKCRSKALKTAATVAGVNSVALEGDDKEKLVVIGERVDAACLTKALRRKMNFAILESVEEVKPQEEKNDDNKPTTSCCVERPRCELVSVVYDTNPEACTIM comes from the exons ATGCTGCAGCAAAAGATAGTCATCAAGGTGACGACTTGTTGCGATAAATGCCGAAGCAAGGCCTTGAAGACAGCCGCTACTGTAGCTG GTGTGAATTCGGTGGCATTAGAAGGAGATGACAAAGAAAAGTTGGTGGTGATAGGAGAAAGGGTAGATGCAGCCTGCTTGACCAAGGCCCTTCGGAGGAAGATGAATTTTGCAATCTTAGAAAGCGTAGAAGAGGTGAAGCCccaagaggaaaagaatgatgatAACAAACCAACTACTTCTTGTTGTGTAGAGAGACCTCGTTGTGAATTGGTTAGTGTGGTTTATGATACAAATCCAGAAGCTTGCACCATTATGTAa